The genomic window TAATGAAGATAACGTTGTGCCTCTTTTCCTCTCCTTGATTTGTAATAAGTTGGGAAATGTCTGTTACATTATCATTAATGAATTTGCCATTTTCACTTTTAATAAGTGAACGTAAATTTGTGAAATTTTCCTCGGTAGGTTTCTTAATATAAAATGTTTCGTAGTCGAGTTCATTGTTTATGAAAGCAGCAAAAATGGAATGTACCCCATTTTTTGATAATTCATTATTGTATCTATTTTCAGTTTTTTCGGCCCATGTATTATCTACAATTATAAACGAAAGAATAGGCAACACTAATAGAACTATTCCAGCTGTTAGGCGTCCTTTGAATTTAACTTTGCTATTTAATGAAGGAGAAAGCAGGTTCTTCTTTATCACTAAATACATTATGGCTGAATCAATAATAAAAATTGAGATAAGAAGTAGGGGTAGGGGATACGATTCACGAATATTTCCGATTACTTCTGTTGTATAAATAAGGTAATCTACAGCAATAAAGTTATAACGCACACCAAACTCTTCCCAAAAAAAGTATTCGGACACCCCGTTAAAAAGCATTATATAAATTGTGATAAATAGGATAAAATGCCCTAGCCATCTATTTATAATGGAATTATATAGTTTGCTTGGAATAAGTAATAGAAATAGTACAAAAGGTATCATAAAATATGAAAAAGCTACTGTGTCAAAGAATAGCCCAACTCCATATACTCTAAGTAGACTGAAGATACCAAGATTTACCTCATGAAACGACATGCTTAGTAGTACAGTTCGAGAGATAAATGAGATGATGATAAAAAGGCAGTACATAATTAGTATGCTTCCATACCTGTTGTTGAGTAGTTTTTTCATATATCCAGAATTGTAATTTTTAGTAAAACCCTTAATTATATGTGGTTGTATACCAGTTAATAATTGAAGGGCAAATATATAATATTTATTTATTTCTTCTCTCCTCTCAACCAAATCGATTTAGAAGATTCGACTCATTTTTTCCTGTATTTTATAAAATAGTTTTTTAATTATCGCATCGTAAATTACCTTTGGCAAGAATAAATAAATTTTATAGCGAATTGATATGATGCAAACAAATGATAAAGAGAAAATAATCTTTCTGATCAACCCAATTTCAGGCACGAAAAAGAAAGCAGATATACCTAAAAAAATACTTCAGCTAATTGATAAATCGATGTATGATGCTGAAGTTTATATCACTAAATATAAGGGAGAAGCAACAGAAATTGTTTCACAAAAAATAGTTGAAGGTTATTCACGATTCATTGCAGTTGGAGGCGATGGAACTGTTAATGAAATAGCCAAAGCATTGGTTGATACTAATGGGATTTTGGGCATTATTCCTATAGGATCAGGAAATGGGCTTGCCAGGCACTTGAGGATTCCTCTTGATCTTAAGAAGTCCATGGAACTTATTAACACAGGCAAATATGAGGCTATTGATTATGGGAGAGTTAACGATGTTCCGTTTTTCTGTACATGCGGGGTTGGTTTCGATGCACATATCGGACATAAATTTGCTGAGGCTACGGAGAGAGGTTTTGTTACATACCTCAAAACTACTCTAAGGGAATTTTTTAGCTATAAGGCAAAAAAGTACAAGCTGAAAATTGATAATACCATAAAACTTAAGTCACGCGCATTCCTAATAACATTTGCCAATGCCTCACAGTATGGGAATAATGCATATATCTCCCCTAAGGCGGATATTCAGGATGGAAAACTAGATATTTGTATCCTTTCACCTTTTAGATTGTATAGAGGCGTAAGCATTGGTATTCGATTATTTGCTAAAACAATGGATCGTAGCCCTTTAATGAACAGTATGCGGGCTGAAAAAATTGTTTTGAAGAGAAAGAAAGAAGGTGTTATCCATTTTGACGGAGAACCTTGTTTGATGGGAAAAAAATTGAAGATTAGTATTGTTCACAATGGATTAAAGGTGATGTTTCCTAAAATAGGTTAATTTTACTTTAACAGATTGGTTATTACACGAAAAATCAACCCAATTTTACCCCTACCCCTAAAGGGATTGGGTTGATTTTTCTGATTTCTCCCTTTAGGGCTTGGGGTAAAAAGCAGAACCGAAGTGAAACGAGTTCGACGAAGTCAAAAATCAAGTTTATTTCAAATCTGTTAAAGTAGAATTAATATATCAAGATGAAATTAGATGAGATAAATGTGGGGTGTTATAATTATTTTCAAAATAATTTAATCAATTTTGAGAGCAATTTTCTAGTAAACAATCATACAACCTAATTCTACACCTATGAAAATCATATGTATTGGTCTAAATTACATGGATCACATTAGGGAAATGAATAATCCTATACCACAGGTTCCTGTTTTTTTCCTAAAACCTGATACCAGTTTAGTTAGAAACAATAACCCTTTCTTTTACCCTGAATTTACTAACGACTTACAGTATGAGTTAGAGGTTGTTTTAAAAATCAATAAGTTAGGTAGAAATGTTAGCGAGAAGTTTGCACATCGTTACTATAATGAAATAGGTCTAGGGATAGATTTTACCGCTCGCGATTTACAACGACTCTGCAAGGATAAGGGAATGCCTTGGGAAATGGCAAAGGCTTTCGATGGATCAGCACCTATCAGTAGTTTTGTTAAAAAGGAGCGGTTTGAGAACCTCAATAATATTAATTTCAAACTCGAAAAGAATGATGTGATTGTTCAAAAGGGTAACACTAATGACATGGTCTTCAAATTCGATCATATAATCTCCTATGTCACTAAATTCATAACCTTGAGAACAGGAGATCTTATTTTTACTGGAACTCCTGTTGGTGTTGGCCCTGTTAAAGTTGGGGATAGGCTAAAGGCTTATTTGGAGGATGAGCTAATGCTTGATTTTTTTATAAGGTAGATTCTAATACTTTTTTTGCAGCGGAGTTACCAGCAAGCCATCCTGTTGAAAATGCAATTTGGAGATTATAACCTCCTGTATTACCATCAACATCAATTATTTCTCCTGCGAAATAGAGATTGCTAACTATTTTGGATTCCATTGTTTTTGGGTTTATCTCTTTTATTGAGATACCTCCAGCGGTTACAATTGCCTCATCCCAACCTCTGAAGTTTGTTGCTTCAATACGAAAATCTTTTAGTAGGTTGATAAGGCTCTTCTTGTCTTTAATATTTAATTGATTTACAGGTTTTAACGGATCGATGCGCAGAATTTCAATGAATGTGTCAATTAGCTGAGAGGGTAGAAGTTCCTTAAGTAATGTGGCAATATTCATCTTACTTGAATTGGTAATATCCCGTTGTATTCTTGATTCGATTTTTTGATAATCCAACGCTGGTTTAAGATCTAAGGATATCTCGACCTTTTTATTATTAGTTAATGAATCAACAATTAACCTGCTTAATCGCAATATTATAGGGCCATCTAACCCATATTCAGTAAAAGAGAGCTCACCAAATTCGCTAATGCTTTTCTTTCCACCAATCCAAAGCGTTGCATTGATATTTCTGAGATTTAAGCCTATGGCTTTATTGTAAACCGTTTTAGTTTCAATCCCAACAAGAGACGGACGTAGATTTTCGATTTTATGCCCAGCTAATTTTGCAAATTGGTAACCATCCCCAGTTGAACCTGTTGCAGGATATGATTTACCTCCAGTTGCTACAATTACACATTTACTATTGACAGTATCAATTAATCCCGATTTTGTATTTTTAACCTTTATACCTTTTATTATATGTTCATCTACTATAATATTTTCAATTTGTGAGTTATTGTAGATTTCTACGTTCAAAGATTTTACCCATTTAATAAGTGCTTCGGCAACATCCCATGCTTTTTCGCTAGTGGGGAACACACGTTGACCTCGCTCTATCTTAGTATCAACCCCCATTGTTTTTAGTAAATCCACAATATCTTGGTTGAAAAAAGAACCAAATGCTTGTCGTAAGAAACGAGGCTCAGGTGAAATCTCTTTAAGGTATTCCTCTAAAGATTTCATGTTGGTGATATTACACCTCCCTTTACCAGTAATTCTAAGTTTTCGGGCAGGTTTCTCCATTTTTTCTAGGAGAACAACTTTTGCACCAAGCATTGCTGCACTTCCTGCCGCAAGTAAACCAGCTGCACCAGCACCAATGATGGCAATATCATAGGAGTTTTTCAAAATAATTTGATAAGAAGGGTAATTAATCAAGTAATAATGCCGATGTCACCTCAAGTTCATTTCTAAGTTTACTAAAATACCAAAGAGGATAACCTTTAGTATTTATTCTTAGAGTTTCTTCAATGGTTTCATCTATTCCTAACTTTTTCTCAACAAGACTTTCTTTTAATATCTTAAAAACAGTGAGTTGGCTATCTGGAATTTCAGTCTTTTGCGAGAAGTAACCATCAAGTTCAGCAAAGAAATCGAAGGTTTCTTTATACCTTATCTTTTGCCTTTCTGCGAATTTAGGAAGACCTGAGTAAGTGCTTAAAAAATTCGAAAACCTATTTTTTAAATTAGTAGTAACCTTTTTAGGAATTTCAGTGTCAGGGATGCATCGCTTTAGATAAATCTCAACATATCTAAAAACTCCTATATAACCCAATGCGTCAAGATCATCTGCGGCTGAAACAAGCCTCAGAATTGTCTTCATTGTATATGGGGTAACAGTCGAGATTTCCTTTTTCGATTTATCGTCGTGTTTTTCAATAACATCAAGCACTTCTGGTAGATCAGGAACTTGAAGGTTAGGGTTGTCTTTGAAGAAATCTTCACAAATTTTTCGACCTAAAAAACCATGTTGTTCCCCAACATCCAATGTTAACCCTGCATCGTGAAAGAAGCAGGCTACTATAGCTTTGTCAATAGAATCGAGAGTTGTTTTTATTCCTGCTTTATGTAGTTCAATAAGTAAACCACGGCAATGTAACCAAACTCTTAAATGATGCTCTGCATCGTGGGAAGGCAAATGTGTATTTTGAAAAAGGGATTTACTATGCTTGTATAGAGGTTTAAGCCATTTTTGCTCAGAGCTATTTATCTTTTCGAGTAGTAGTTCCATTATAGTTAGTTAAAAATTCGTAGCTCGAATTTCGTAAAAAAAAGAAAGCAGGACAATTTTTTATCCTGCTTTTTTAGTTTGAAGATATAATGTTTTCTACACTAATTCCCCCGACCTTGTGATAAGCTCCTTAGCCATATCTAGTATCGTTGAATCATCTAATGTAACAATCCCGCCATCGGGTCCCTGCTCAACGTGAAAGCCTACTGCACCTCCCTTTTCGTAATTTGTCCCACCAAAATAATTACGTACAGTTTCGACATTCACGTTTAACCTGTCTGCGATATGTTGCATACTCCCTGAAGGAAGATTGTCTTTTATCCTCCTTAACTCATTAAATGTTATTAATTTGGTCATATTTGTTAAGATTTTAAAGATATCAAATGGGGCTTAAATATATGAAATGCTAATTGGAATTAAAAATTATTTAACTGTTACTTAATGTTAATTTTATTAACCATTCCTAGAAGCCACAACATGATTGGGTATGGTTAATAAAATCAGGAAGTTGATATATGTCATTAAACGATTTTTACGATGACTTGTTTGGTTGAGAATTCAGATTTTGATGAATGAGAATGGTTTTTACTTAATGGTTATCTTTGAGCATTCCTTTTATGTTTTTTTATGCTAAAAATGGTTGTTACAGATCTTGATGGTACACTGCTGAATAGTGATGCTATTGCTGAGAAGCCTGTTCTTGAAACATTATTCAGTTTAGGTGAAATGGGGATAGTAAGAACAATTGCCACAGGTCGTTCGCTTTACTCAATCAATAAGGTTTTATCGGATGATTTTCCAATTGACTATATAATTTTTTCTTCTGGTGCTGGTGTGATTCGATGGAAAGACAAACAGATATTGAATTCTCGTCTTCTATATCAGCACGAGGTTCAATCTGTTGTTGATGATTTGATTTTACATGGAATTGATTTTATGATTCACGAGCCAATACCTCACAATCATTGCTTTCTATATCATTCAGCTAATCATGAGAATTCCGATTTTGATAGAAGAATCGAGACGTATAGAGCATTTTGTAGACCATACATCTCAGGTATCGAATTTCCTGATGGAGCTACTCAGATAATAGCCGTTCTACCCAATGATGCCGATCTTTTTAAAAGATTAAGCCTTAAATTTCCAACATTAAAGGTTATTAGAACAACATCCCCTTCGGACGGAGTTTCAATTTGGATGGAAATTTTTCCGCTTGATGTTTCAAAAGCGTATGGAATAAGTTGGCTTTGTGGTGAGGAGGTGAAATGTAATATAAATGAGGTTATTGCAATAGGAAACGACTTTAACGATTTGGATATGCTCGATTTTATTGAACTTTCTTATGTTGTTTCGAATGCACCTGATGAGTTAAAAAACCTATATAAGGTTGTGCCATCTAACAATGAGTATGGTTTTAATTTTGCTGTAAAAGATGCGCTGATTAACCTCCGATGATTCCAATATCTCGTATGATGTATACATCATAATCACCTAAATAGGTGAAACCTAAATTTTTATAAAGTTCTATTGCCGCAATATTGTTTTTATGAACCTCTAACTTCACCTGATAACCTTTTTGCTTAACGAATTTGAGTGATTCTTTTGCTAGCTGTAATCCTATTCCTTTACGTTGATAGTTAGGATGAATACCGAAGTGATGTAAATGAATTCTTCTCCCATCAAAGGTCATCCATGATGTGCCAATAATCTCATTATTTGATGATTCAACAACTAGCATCTTACCGCCCATATTAATACTATGCTCAATAATTTCGAGGTTATCTCCCCGTTGAGCACTACCAAGGTTTGTAAGTTGCCAAACATTCATTAATCCCTGATAATCAGTTGATGTGAAATCTCTTATTGTAATTTTTTCCATAATTTTATTAGATCTCTTTACTAAGACTCCAAAATAGCTTTAATGCTTCCTTCTTTTTACTGTTCAAGTCGAAAGAGATATTATTCTTAAAATAGAGCTGAGCATCAAGCCTACTTATATTAAGTGTGGTGAGCGAATCAATAGATGCATCAATATTTTCAACTCCCAGTTTTAGGGACTGGTTAAATGAGTCGAGGAAGGTTTTGTCAATCTGTTTGTTTGCAGTCCATGCAGCAAAAACGAATGGTAGACCTGTAAGCCTAATCCATTCTTCAGCAAGATCGTATCGATATTTAAATTTGGATTCAGATTCAAATACTCTATCGCCAATTATTACAATTCCATCATAAGGATCTATATCATTTAATGTATGTTGTGGGGTATAGGGAATCCATTCGGGGTTAATTTTCCAAAGGTTATTCGATAAAACTTTAATCAACATAACAGATGTTCTTGATTGATAATCAAGGTAAATTCTATCGAGAGTTTCAATTGGTGAGTTGCTAAGTAATACTACCGTCCTTACTGGACCTTCAGCACCTATGCAGAAATCAGAGATAATATTATAATAAGGTAGAGATGGTATAACAGCTACAGGAACTAATCCTATATCGACTTCATCATCAGCAAGTTTTCGTGCGCATTCCGCTGGATAATCTAACGACAAGTCTATTTTTTCTAATATACTTGAATTTTGTAACCCGTAAACAAAAGGAATAGAGTTTAAATATGATACTGCCGATACCCTAATCTTTTCTATCATCTTTTAAATTATTTATTGTGTTTTAACAACTTACAAGTGGAAAGGTTTATTTACCTTGCTACGAAATTAGTAAAAACAGAACAGAAGAGTTCCATAACCCATTAAATAATGATGTTTTAAATCTATCTTCTAATAGATTAGCGAATTTCAAGGGTTCTTTATTAACTTTGGCTCTTAATTAAAAGTTGACTATGGACTTTACTCAATTAACTGCGGTTTCTCCAATCGACGGTAGATACAAAGATAAAATTGAAGAGTATTCCACCTTCTTTTCGGAATTTGCACTAATCAAATATCGAGTTTTTGTAGAGGTTGAATACTTTATTGCCTTATGTGAGTTACCCCTTTTTCAATTAGCCAAGGTTGATAAATCATCATTCGGAGTTGTGAGAGAAATTTGTAGTAAATTTTCTATTGAAGATGCCCTACAAATTAAGGAAATTGAGAAAACTACAAATCATGATGTAAAGGCTGTTGAGTATTTTTTAAAGGAAAAATTTGATTTGAATAACTTGGGTGATTTTAAGGAGTTTATTCATTTTGGGTTAACCTCACAGGATATTAACAATACGGCATTCCCCTTAATGTTAAGGGATTCGTTAAATAATGTGTACTTTCCCTATCTTGAACAAGTTATTGAGAAATTAAAATATTTTTCCAATGAATGGAAGGATGTGCCTTTGCTTGCAAGAACACACGGACAACCAGCCTCACCAACATGCCTTGGTAAGGAGATAAAAGTATTTGTTGAACGCTTAGAAGTACAACTTAAGCAGCTAAAAAGCATACCATTATCTGCTAAATTTGGCGGAGCTACTGGTAATCTTAATGCTCACCACATCGCATATCCTGAAGTCGATTGGATTGTATTTGCAAATAGATTTGTAAATCAGATTCTTGGGCTTAATCGTTCTCAAACAACAACCCAAATTGAGCATTACGATAATTTAGCGGCACAGTTTGATTGCATGAAAAGGATTAACACTATCCTCATCGATTTGTGCAGGGATATCTGGACATACGTGTCGATGGATTATTTCAAACAAAAGATCAAAAAAGGCGAAATTGGATCATCTGCAATGCCACATAAGGTAAACCCTATAGATTTTGAGAATGCCGAAGGTAATTTTGGAATGGCAAATGCAATTTTCGAACACCTTTCTGCTAAATTGCCAATATCACGCCTGCAGCGTGATTTAACCGATAGCACTGTAATGAGAAATATTGGTGTGCCGATGGCTCATACACTCATATCATTTAAGTCTACCTTAAAAGGTCTTGATAAACTACTGCTTAACGTTGAGGCCATAAATAGCGATTTGAATAAAAATTGGACCGTAGTAGCTGAAGCTATACAAACTATTCTTAGGCGTGAAGGTTATCCTAATCCTTACGAAGCTCTAAAAGACCTAACTAGAACCAATAAGCCCATTTCACAAGCTGATGTTGTTCAATTTATTGATAGTTTAGAGGTTAGCCCAAAAATCAAAGAGCAACTGAAACTTATTACACCTTTTAGCTATACAGGTCTTTATTGAAGGTATTAACCTCGATTGTAATAATACATTATAAGGTGTTTACCACAAATTATATTTTTTACCTTTGTCCGAAATTAATTGCTACTAACATTACAATAATTGACGTTGATGAAAAGATTTCTTAAAGTTTTCCGCTTTATATATCCCTATAAATGGCAAGCAATAGCAAATATTATAACCAACCTTTTGGGGACTGCTTTTGGCTTGTTTTCAATTTTAATGGCAATCCCTTTCTTAAAAGTGCTTTTTGGAACACAACCTTTAGTTGAAGTCAAGCCAGAATTTACTTTTAATGCCGACTCATTAACTCAATACTTTAATTACTTAGTATCCCAAATAATTACTGAACATGGCAAGGCCAAAGCACTATTATTTATTATTCTTTTAGTTATTGTAACCTCATTTTTGAAAAACCTTTTCTCATACCTTGCTTTATGGTTTTTGGCTCCAATTAGAAACGGTGTAGTTAAGGATATAAGAAATGCTCTATTTCAAAAGATAATGGTATTGCCATTAAGTTATTTTTCTGATGAAAAAAAAGGCGATATCATTAGTAAGATGACCAATGACGTTAACGAGATAGAAGTTTCAATAATTAGATCTCTGGAAATGTTTTTTAGAGATCCTATTGCAATTATTGTATATCTATTGATACTAATCAAGATGAGTCCCAGCTTAACAATGTTTGTACTTATCTTATTACCTATTGCTGGTTTTATAATTGGTCGAATTGGTAAGAACTTGAAGAAAACATCTTTTAAAGGGCAGAAAAGGATGGGCACTCTTCTCTCTATTATTGAGGAGACGCTTGGAGGACTTCGAATCATTAAAGCATTCAATGCAGAAGGAAAGGTTACGAAGCGTTTTGAGAATACCAATAGTTTTTACACTCGCCTAATGATCAAAATGTGGCGCAGACGAGACCTAGCCTCGCCATTAAGTGAATTTTTAGGAACAGTAGTTATTGCACTCGTACTATGGTATGGTGGAAAACTTATT from Bacteroidia bacterium includes these protein-coding regions:
- a CDS encoding HAD family phosphatase — protein: MVVTDLDGTLLNSDAIAEKPVLETLFSLGEMGIVRTIATGRSLYSINKVLSDDFPIDYIIFSSGAGVIRWKDKQILNSRLLYQHEVQSVVDDLILHGIDFMIHEPIPHNHCFLYHSANHENSDFDRRIETYRAFCRPYISGIEFPDGATQIIAVLPNDADLFKRLSLKFPTLKVIRTTSPSDGVSIWMEIFPLDVSKAYGISWLCGEEVKCNINEVIAIGNDFNDLDMLDFIELSYVVSNAPDELKNLYKVVPSNNEYGFNFAVKDALINLR
- a CDS encoding fumarylacetoacetate hydrolase family protein, with product MKIICIGLNYMDHIREMNNPIPQVPVFFLKPDTSLVRNNNPFFYPEFTNDLQYELEVVLKINKLGRNVSEKFAHRYYNEIGLGIDFTARDLQRLCKDKGMPWEMAKAFDGSAPISSFVKKERFENLNNINFKLEKNDVIVQKGNTNDMVFKFDHIISYVTKFITLRTGDLIFTGTPVGVGPVKVGDRLKAYLEDELMLDFFIR
- a CDS encoding ABC transporter ATP-binding protein, which codes for MKRFLKVFRFIYPYKWQAIANIITNLLGTAFGLFSILMAIPFLKVLFGTQPLVEVKPEFTFNADSLTQYFNYLVSQIITEHGKAKALLFIILLVIVTSFLKNLFSYLALWFLAPIRNGVVKDIRNALFQKIMVLPLSYFSDEKKGDIISKMTNDVNEIEVSIIRSLEMFFRDPIAIIVYLLILIKMSPSLTMFVLILLPIAGFIIGRIGKNLKKTSFKGQKRMGTLLSIIEETLGGLRIIKAFNAEGKVTKRFENTNSFYTRLMIKMWRRRDLASPLSEFLGTVVIALVLWYGGKLILSGNSNLSGEVLIGYVACFYMIINPAKSFSSAYFNIIKGLASADRIDTILSAENSIKNSANA
- a CDS encoding GNAT family N-acetyltransferase; amino-acid sequence: MEKITIRDFTSTDYQGLMNVWQLTNLGSAQRGDNLEIIEHSINMGGKMLVVESSNNEIIGTSWMTFDGRRIHLHHFGIHPNYQRKGIGLQLAKESLKFVKQKGYQVKLEVHKNNIAAIELYKNLGFTYLGDYDVYIIRDIGIIGG
- a CDS encoding menaquinone biosynthesis protein; protein product: MIEKIRVSAVSYLNSIPFVYGLQNSSILEKIDLSLDYPAECARKLADDEVDIGLVPVAVIPSLPYYNIISDFCIGAEGPVRTVVLLSNSPIETLDRIYLDYQSRTSVMLIKVLSNNLWKINPEWIPYTPQHTLNDIDPYDGIVIIGDRVFESESKFKYRYDLAEEWIRLTGLPFVFAAWTANKQIDKTFLDSFNQSLKLGVENIDASIDSLTTLNISRLDAQLYFKNNISFDLNSKKKEALKLFWSLSKEI
- a CDS encoding DNA-binding protein; its protein translation is MTKLITFNELRRIKDNLPSGSMQHIADRLNVNVETVRNYFGGTNYEKGGAVGFHVEQGPDGGIVTLDDSTILDMAKELITRSGELV
- a CDS encoding YegS/Rv2252/BmrU family lipid kinase, with the translated sequence MMQTNDKEKIIFLINPISGTKKKADIPKKILQLIDKSMYDAEVYITKYKGEATEIVSQKIVEGYSRFIAVGGDGTVNEIAKALVDTNGILGIIPIGSGNGLARHLRIPLDLKKSMELINTGKYEAIDYGRVNDVPFFCTCGVGFDAHIGHKFAEATERGFVTYLKTTLREFFSYKAKKYKLKIDNTIKLKSRAFLITFANASQYGNNAYISPKADIQDGKLDICILSPFRLYRGVSIGIRLFAKTMDRSPLMNSMRAEKIVLKRKKEGVIHFDGEPCLMGKKLKISIVHNGLKVMFPKIG
- a CDS encoding HD domain-containing protein; the protein is MPSHDAEHHLRVWLHCRGLLIELHKAGIKTTLDSIDKAIVACFFHDAGLTLDVGEQHGFLGRKICEDFFKDNPNLQVPDLPEVLDVIEKHDDKSKKEISTVTPYTMKTILRLVSAADDLDALGYIGVFRYVEIYLKRCIPDTEIPKKVTTNLKNRFSNFLSTYSGLPKFAERQKIRYKETFDFFAELDGYFSQKTEIPDSQLTVFKILKESLVEKKLGIDETIEETLRINTKGYPLWYFSKLRNELEVTSALLLD
- the purB gene encoding adenylosuccinate lyase, with product MDFTQLTAVSPIDGRYKDKIEEYSTFFSEFALIKYRVFVEVEYFIALCELPLFQLAKVDKSSFGVVREICSKFSIEDALQIKEIEKTTNHDVKAVEYFLKEKFDLNNLGDFKEFIHFGLTSQDINNTAFPLMLRDSLNNVYFPYLEQVIEKLKYFSNEWKDVPLLARTHGQPASPTCLGKEIKVFVERLEVQLKQLKSIPLSAKFGGATGNLNAHHIAYPEVDWIVFANRFVNQILGLNRSQTTTQIEHYDNLAAQFDCMKRINTILIDLCRDIWTYVSMDYFKQKIKKGEIGSSAMPHKVNPIDFENAEGNFGMANAIFEHLSAKLPISRLQRDLTDSTVMRNIGVPMAHTLISFKSTLKGLDKLLLNVEAINSDLNKNWTVVAEAIQTILRREGYPNPYEALKDLTRTNKPISQADVVQFIDSLEVSPKIKEQLKLITPFSYTGLY
- a CDS encoding NAD(P)/FAD-dependent oxidoreductase, with translation MNYPSYQIILKNSYDIAIIGAGAAGLLAAGSAAMLGAKVVLLEKMEKPARKLRITGKGRCNITNMKSLEEYLKEISPEPRFLRQAFGSFFNQDIVDLLKTMGVDTKIERGQRVFPTSEKAWDVAEALIKWVKSLNVEIYNNSQIENIIVDEHIIKGIKVKNTKSGLIDTVNSKCVIVATGGKSYPATGSTGDGYQFAKLAGHKIENLRPSLVGIETKTVYNKAIGLNLRNINATLWIGGKKSISEFGELSFTEYGLDGPIILRLSRLIVDSLTNNKKVEISLDLKPALDYQKIESRIQRDITNSSKMNIATLLKELLPSQLIDTFIEILRIDPLKPVNQLNIKDKKSLINLLKDFRIEATNFRGWDEAIVTAGGISIKEINPKTMESKIVSNLYFAGEIIDVDGNTGGYNLQIAFSTGWLAGNSAAKKVLESTL